Within Oscillospiraceae bacterium, the genomic segment TTTGATTTTACATTATACGATAAAAGGCGATGGTGTTACCGCCCAGCAACTCGCCGAATCTCCGAACGCAGACAGTAACAAGCGGATGCTGCGAGCACTGCTTAAAATTGCAATTCCGATTGCCATCGGTGCAATTGCGCTCAACCTCTCGGGGCTGATTGACAATATCACCATCAACGCCCGGATGACCTCACTGATACAAAAGTCCCCCGAATATTTTCAAAACATGTATGCAGCCATTATCTGTGACCCTAAAGTCGGCGCCGGCTCGCTTGATAAACTGCCCAACTATCTTTGGGGGTTATACGGTTACGGTCTCATATTTTATAATTTAATCCCGATGATTACGCTCAATTTCGGGATCAGCGCCTTGCCCGCGGTCACGCATTATTGGACCATCGGCGATCATGACAAACTGCATGAGAATATCGAACGGGCGATCCGGGTAACCGCGTTGATTGCCTATCCGGGTGCATTAGGGCTTGCAGTGCTGTCTAAACCGATTCTGACAATGTTTTATAAGGGCTCGATGGGGATTGCAGGGGTTGCGGTTGCGGCGCCGCTATTGCAAATATTGGCCATTACTTTAATTTTCGGCGCTCTCTGCACGCCGCTCGGTAGTATTCTCCAAGGGCTCGGAAGACCTGATCTTCAGGTAAAAATCGTATTTGGCGGCATCGGTATCAAACTTTTGACAAACTTTATTTTAATCGGAATTCCGCAATTCAATATTAACGGCGCTCCGGTCGGCACCTTTTTATGTTATGCGTTCATCTTCTTTTGCGAACTCTGGTATACCTGTATAATCGGAAAAATCAATCTCAATTTCCGAAATACGTTTTTCAAACCGTTAACTTGCGCGGCGCTTTGCGCTGCTGCGGCATTCGGAGGATATTTGCTTGTACACAATGTGCTTTCGCTTTCTGCGATGATTTCGACTGCGGCGGCGATTATCGCCGGAGTCGTCGTATATGTCATCTCGCTGTTTTTATTCCGGGCAATCAGCAAAGAAGACGTTTTATCGCTCCCAAAAGGAAAAAATATCGCAAAGGTACTTGAAAAACATCATTTAATCGGTTAGAATTAAGACAATTCCGAGGCGGAGGTATAATTTGGTCCTTTTTGAAGAAAAATCCAATTACAAAATCGATGATCTGCTCGAGATCATGCGGATTTTGCGCAGTCCCGAGGGCTGTCCGTGGGACAGGGAACAAACGCACACTACTATCAAAAAGAACATAATCGAAGAGGCTTATGAAGCCGCGGATGCAATCGGGCAAAACGACGACGAGGCGCTGTGCGAGGAACTCGGAGACGTGCTTTTACAGATCATCTTTCACGCCCAGATGGCAAAAGAAACCGGTGAATTCGATTTTGACAAGGTCTGCGACGGAATCTGCAGGAAATTGATTTTACGCCATCCCCATGTCTTCGGCGAAGTTAAAGCCGACACGGCTGAAAAGGTCTTAGACAACTGGGCTGAGATTAAAAAAGCTGAAAAAGGACAAGCTGATACCACAGATGTGATGAACGCGGTCGCGCGTTCGCTGCCCGCATTAATGCGGGGGCAAAAGATCGCAAAAGCAGCGATAAAAGGCGAGATTTTGCAACCGACTCAAAGGCAGTCCGGTGCCGAAGATAAGATCAGCGCACTCATCTGGGAAGCGGTTCGCACCGCGGTAACCGAAAAGCTGGACGCCGAAGAAGTCTTCACCGACTTTCTCAATGACTTTATCTCTCGGGGAAGAGAAGAAGAATAACGTCTATTCCCGGTGCTTTAACCGGTGAATAAATAAAAATCTATCGGGAGGAACTACAAATGACAAAGCAGGAACTTA encodes:
- a CDS encoding polysaccharide biosynthesis protein is translated as MTEINSKSTKQSFLSGAFTLVIATLIVKIIGAIYKIPLYNILTPQGTAYFSTAYNVYLPIYVLATAGLPAAVARMVSAQYSTGNYKNIRRILKIALAFFLCTGFVGMVIMFFFENMMSGLADALTSLSARIAQSTGWTPTTVELFSSDAVYAIRTLSPTLLFVCLMSAFRGYYEGLRDMHPTAYSQVIETICKLGFGLFLANASIKHGLSAFEAGLPVYGKVCETLQQAKEACLPYAAAGGIAGVTIGAFIGLIYLILHYTIKGDGVTAQQLAESPNADSNKRMLRALLKIAIPIAIGAIALNLSGLIDNITINARMTSLIQKSPEYFQNMYAAIICDPKVGAGSLDKLPNYLWGLYGYGLIFYNLIPMITLNFGISALPAVTHYWTIGDHDKLHENIERAIRVTALIAYPGALGLAVLSKPILTMFYKGSMGIAGVAVAAPLLQILAITLIFGALCTPLGSILQGLGRPDLQVKIVFGGIGIKLLTNFILIGIPQFNINGAPVGTFLCYAFIFFCELWYTCIIGKINLNFRNTFFKPLTCAALCAAAAFGGYLLVHNVLSLSAMISTAAAIIAGVVVYVISLFLFRAISKEDVLSLPKGKNIAKVLEKHHLIG
- a CDS encoding MazG family protein gives rise to the protein MVLFEEKSNYKIDDLLEIMRILRSPEGCPWDREQTHTTIKKNIIEEAYEAADAIGQNDDEALCEELGDVLLQIIFHAQMAKETGEFDFDKVCDGICRKLILRHPHVFGEVKADTAEKVLDNWAEIKKAEKGQADTTDVMNAVARSLPALMRGQKIAKAAIKGEILQPTQRQSGAEDKISALIWEAVRTAVTEKLDAEEVFTDFLNDFISRGREEE